The DNA sequence CCTATTTTGCGCAGACGCCCGGCGGTTTCTGGGCGGCAGCCGCCTTGGCCGGCCTGTGTATGGGGTCGAGCCAGAGCGCCGGGCGGGCCATGACAGGCGCTTTGGCGCCGGCCACGCGCCTGGGCGAGTTCTTTGCGCTATGGACGTTTGCCACACGGCTGGCCGCCATCATCGGGCCGCTGACCTACGGCATGGTCACGTGGATCACGGACGGCAATCACCGCCTGGGCATCCTGATTACCGGCGTGTTCTTCGTGATCGGTCTGCTGGTGCTGACCCGCATCGACATGCGGCGTGGCGAAGCGCTGCGGGTGGCGCAGGCAGGGCAGGTGGCCTGAGCACGACGGTGATGCGCTTGCTCACTGCAGGGAGCAAAGCGGCCTGCAGTCGCCGGGCCGCTCGCCAGAAGCGCACGTGCCTTGGGCTCCGCCGACCAATAAAAAGGGACAGCCTAAGCTGTCCCTTTTCACCCCAGGCAAGAATCGGCGCATCCCGCACGCCGCTTTTGCCCTGATCACCCTGACTTACGCGATTTCCACCGGAATACCGGCGATCTTGGCCGACCAGGTCTTGGGGCCCGTCTCGTGCACCGACGTGCCCGTCGAATCCACCGCCACCGTCACCGGCATGTCCTTCACGTCGAATTCGTAGATCGCTTCCATGCCCAGGTCGGCAAAACCGACGACCTTGGCGCTGCGGATCGCCTTCGACACCAGGTAAGCCGAGCCACCCACGGCCATCAGGTAGGCCGACTTGTGCTTGCGGATCGATTCGATGGCGACCGGGCCGCGTTCGGCCTTGCCGATCATCGAGATCAGGCCCGTCTGCTCCAGCATCATATCGGTGAACTTGTCCATGCGGGTTGCCGTGGTCGGGCCGGCGGGTCCGACGACTTCTTCACGCACCGGGTCCACCGGGCCCACGTAATAGATGACGCGGTTGGTAAAGTCCACGGGCAGCGATTCACCCTTGGCCAGCATTTCCTGGATGCGCTTGTGCGCGGCATCGCGGCCGGTCAGCATCTTGCCTGACAGCAGCAAGGTCTGGCCTGGCTTCCACGCGGCGACTTCTTCCTTGGTCAGCGTGTCCAGGTCGACCCGGGCCGACTTGTTGTAGTCGGGCGCCCAGTTCACGTCAGGCCATTCTTCCAGCGACGGCGGATCCAGGCGGGCGACGCCCGAGCCATCCAGCGTGAAGTGCGCGTGGCGCGTGGCCGCACAGTTCGGGATCATGGCAATCGGCTTGGACGCGGCGTGCGTCGGGAACATGCTGATCTTGACGTCCAGCACGGTTGTCAGGCCACCCAGGCCCTGCGCGCCGATACCCAGGGCGTTCACCTTGGTGTACAGCTCGATCCGCATTTCTTCCAGCTTGCTGTTCGGGCCGCGTTGCAGCAGCTCGTACATGTCGATGTCTTCCATCAGCGACTGCTTGGCCATCAGCATCGCCTTTTCGGCGGTGCCGCCAATGCCGATGCCCAGCATGCCGGGCGGGCACCAGCCGGCGCCCATCAGCGGCACGGTCTTCAGGACCCAGTCCACCACGGAATCGCTCGGGTTCAGCATCGCAAACTTGGACTTGTTTTCCGAGCCGCCGCCCTTGGCCGCCACCTGCACGTCAACGACGTTGCCAGGGACCAGTTCGACGTTGACCACACAGGGCGTGTTGTCGCCGGTGTTCTTGCGGGCAAATTGCGGGTCGGCGAGCACGGAGGCGCGCAGCAGGTTATCCGGATGCAGATAGCCGCGGCGCACCCCCTGATCACAGAGGTCCTGCAGCGAGAACTTGCTGTCGAAGCGCACGTCCATGCCCACTTTCAGGAACACGTTGACGATGCCGGTGTCCTGGCAGATCGGGCGCTTGCCTTCGGCGCACATGCGCGAATTGGTCAGGATCTGGGCGATCGCGTCCTTGGCGGCGGGGCTTTCCTCGCGCTCGTAGGCGCGCGCCAGATGGCGGATGTAATCGACCGGGTGGTAGTAGCTGATGAACTGCACAGCGTCGGCGATCGATTGAATCAGGTCTTCTTCCTTGATGACGGTAGTCATGCAAACTCTCCGGGTCGATACAAAAAGAGGAGGGGCGAACGCGGTGCGTCAGTGGCCGCCATTCTGGATACGTTCGTGGGTGGGCGCCATCAGGCGGTCGGTGTATGCGATGGCCAGCGCCGACAGCAGAAAGGCAATATGGATGCTGGTCTGGGCGATCAGCGTCTTGCTGTCGTAATGCGCCGCGTTGATAAAGGTCTTGAGCAGGTGGATGGACGAAATGCCGATGATGGCCGTACCCAGCTTGACCTTCAGAACCGACGCGTTCACGTGCGACAGCCATTCTGGCTGGTCCGGGTGGTTTTCCAGGTGCAGACGCGACACGAAGGTCTCGTAACCGCCCACGATCACCATGATCAGCAGGTTGGAAATCATCACGACGTCGATCAGGCCCAATACGACCAGCATGATGGTCGTCTCGTTCAATACCGTCGGCACCGGCACGGGGACCTGGCCGGGAACGAAGGGCATGACTGCCTGCGCCAGCAATTCGATCGCGTGCTGGTTGCCAAACGCGGCTTCGATCAGGTGGACGAGTTCCACCCAGAAGTGGAAGACATAGACGCCCTGGGCCACGATCAGCCCAAGGTAAAGCGGCAGCTGCAGCCACCGGCTCATGAAGATCAGGTTGGGCAAGGGGCGCAGCGCGCGGGGCGGGCTGAATTCGGTGCGGGGCTTGCTGGGGTCTGACATGGGTTGCCTGTTGAGGAAATTGGGTTACCGCGCGGGATTGTACGGTGCTTGCGGATGCTGCGCCGCAGCGAACGGAGCCCACCTGGTTTCTGTAACCTATGGCTAACACCGTTTCGGCAGGACGGTGTCGCGTCGCAAAATAGCGACCGCACTTCCAACAACGACTACAAGGACACGCGGCGATGGCCAACCTCGATTCAGTTCTGACAGAAACGCGGGTGTTCCCGCCCAGCAAAGATTTCGTCGCCCAGGCGAACGTTTCCGGGCCGGAAGGCTACCAGGCCCTGTGCGACGAGGCAGAGCGCGATTTCGAAGGCTTCTGGGCACGCCTGGCGCGCGAACATATCCAGTGGGCCAAGCCATTCACGCGCACCCTGGACGAAAGCAACGCCCCTTTCTACAAGTGGTTCGACGACGGCGAATTGAATGTGTCGGCCAACTGCCTTGACGTGCACGTGGACAACGGCCGCGGCGACAAGGTCGCCATCATCTTCGAAAGCGACGACGGCAAGACCACCCAGGTCACCTACCGCGACCTGCTGGCCCGGGTGTGCCGCTTCGCCAACGGGCTCAAGGCGCTGGGCTACAAGACCGGTGACCGGTCCATCATCTACATGCCGATGTCGGTGGAAGCCGTCGTGGCCATGCAGGCCTGCGCCCGCCTGGGCATCACGCATTCGGTCGTGTTCGGCGGCTTTTCCGCAAAAAGCCTGCAGGAACGGATCGTCGATGTGGGCGCGACGCTGGTGATCACCGCCGACGCGCAGCAGCGCGGTGGCAAGACCATCCCGCTCAAGCCCGCGGTGGAAGAAGCGTTTGGGCTGGGCGGCTGCGAAGCGATTCGCAATGTTGTCGTCTACAAGCGCGCCGATGTGGCCGGCAACTGGGAAGAAGGGCGCGACGTCTGGATGCATGATGTCGAAGCCGGCCAGTCCGATACGTGCGAGCCCGTCATCGTCAACGCCGAACACCCGCTGTTCATCCTGTATACGTCAGGCTCGACCGGCAAACCCAAGGGCGTGCAGCATTCGTCGGCCGGTTTTTTGCTGTGGGCGCACCTGACCGTCAAGTGGACCTTCGACCTGAAGCCCGACGACGTGTACTGGTGCACGGCCGACGTCGGCTGGATCACCGGGCACTCGTACATTGCGTATGGCCCGTTGGCCGCCGGCGCGACGCAAGTCGTGTTTGAAGGCGTGCCGACCTTCCCGAATGCCGGCCGGTTCTGGGACATGATCCAGAAGCACAAGGTCAGCATCTTCTATACGGCGCCCACCGCGATCCGCTCGCTGGTCAAGGCCGCCGAAGGCAGCCCCGAACACCATCCCCAGAAATACGACCTGTCCAGCCTGCGCGTGATCGGATCGGTCGGCGAGCCGATCAACCCGGAAGCATGGATGTGGTACTACAAGAACGTTGGCGGCGAACGCTGCCCGATCGTGGATACCTGGTGGCAGACCGAAACCGGTGGCCACATGATTACGCCACTGCCTGGCGTGACGCCGCTCAAGCCCGGCTCATGCACCACACCGCTGCCCGGCATCATGGCCGCCATCGTCGACGAGACGGGCGGTGACGTCGAACTGGGCAAGGGCGGCTTCCTGGTGATCAAGCGCCCGTGGCCCGCGATGATCCGCAACATCTGGGGCGACCCGGAGCGCTTCAAGAAAAGCTACTACCCCGAAGAACTGGGCGGCACGTACTACCTCGCCGGCGACAGCGCCAACCGGGATACCGACGGCTACTTCTGGATCATGGGCCGCGTGGACGACGTGCTGAATGTGTCGGGCCATCGCCTGGGCACCATGGAAGTGGAATCCGCCCTGGTGTCGCACCCGCTGGTGGCCGAAGCCGCCGTCGTGGGCCGTCCGGACGATCTGACCGGTGAGGCCATCGTGGCCTTTGTGGTGCTGAAGAAAGCCCGCCCGGACGATGCTGAAGCCGCCGAGATCGCCAAGGACCTGCGCGCCTGGGTGGCCCGTGAAATCGGCCCGATCGCCAAGCCAAAAGACATTCGTTTCGGGGACAACCTGCCCAAGACGCGGTCGGGCAAGATCATGCGCCGCCTGCTGCGCGTAGTGGCAAAAGGGGAGGAGGTCACGCAGGATGTTTCCACCCTCGAAAATCCCGCCATTTTGGACCAGCTTGGCAAAGCACTCTGATTTTTGCGATACTATGCACAGCTCTGGTGCGGTTTCACCCAAAAGGATGGTGCATTTCGCACCAACATAGGGGTCAACACCTAGTGTAAGTCGCACAATCCAGGCGCAGAATATCGTTATGCAGTGGAGGAGACAAACCCCTGCAGTCACTAGAAGAGCAAAACGCCCGAGCGGCCGATCCATAAGTAGATCGGCCGCCGGTGCAATAATTTTCCTGCTGTTGTTTGATCTCCTCTGCTGTCGTCACCCCTCGCTGTCCCTGCCGTTTCAGGCAACTTCCCCAGATTGTGATTCGCTGCCTTTTCCAGGCTGCATTGTTTCGTGCATGGCTCGCGCCAGTGCGTGCGCAGCGATGGTGCCCACCTATCCGCAGGTGTAATCCCGTCCACGCGTGGTGCGTCGAAAAAACTCACGCGTGATCGTCTTGCGGGGATCTGATATACTGCGCGGCTGTTAGCGGCTGGGATACGTCCGAGCTGCCGGCATGGACAGGTGGCCGAGCGGTTGAAGGCGCACGCCTGGAACGCGTGTATATGTGAAAACGTATCGTGGGTTCGAATCCCACCCTGTCCGCCAGGAATTCAGTCTTGGCGGTCAGCAGGTTCCAAAGACCGTCAA is a window from the Pigmentiphaga litoralis genome containing:
- a CDS encoding fumarate hydratase encodes the protein MTTVIKEEDLIQSIADAVQFISYYHPVDYIRHLARAYEREESPAAKDAIAQILTNSRMCAEGKRPICQDTGIVNVFLKVGMDVRFDSKFSLQDLCDQGVRRGYLHPDNLLRASVLADPQFARKNTGDNTPCVVNVELVPGNVVDVQVAAKGGGSENKSKFAMLNPSDSVVDWVLKTVPLMGAGWCPPGMLGIGIGGTAEKAMLMAKQSLMEDIDMYELLQRGPNSKLEEMRIELYTKVNALGIGAQGLGGLTTVLDVKISMFPTHAASKPIAMIPNCAATRHAHFTLDGSGVARLDPPSLEEWPDVNWAPDYNKSARVDLDTLTKEEVAAWKPGQTLLLSGKMLTGRDAAHKRIQEMLAKGESLPVDFTNRVIYYVGPVDPVREEVVGPAGPTTATRMDKFTDMMLEQTGLISMIGKAERGPVAIESIRKHKSAYLMAVGGSAYLVSKAIRSAKVVGFADLGMEAIYEFDVKDMPVTVAVDSTGTSVHETGPKTWSAKIAGIPVEIA
- a CDS encoding YqhA family protein produces the protein MSDPSKPRTEFSPPRALRPLPNLIFMSRWLQLPLYLGLIVAQGVYVFHFWVELVHLIEAAFGNQHAIELLAQAVMPFVPGQVPVPVPTVLNETTIMLVVLGLIDVVMISNLLIMVIVGGYETFVSRLHLENHPDQPEWLSHVNASVLKVKLGTAIIGISSIHLLKTFINAAHYDSKTLIAQTSIHIAFLLSALAIAYTDRLMAPTHERIQNGGH
- the acs gene encoding acetate--CoA ligase — its product is MANLDSVLTETRVFPPSKDFVAQANVSGPEGYQALCDEAERDFEGFWARLAREHIQWAKPFTRTLDESNAPFYKWFDDGELNVSANCLDVHVDNGRGDKVAIIFESDDGKTTQVTYRDLLARVCRFANGLKALGYKTGDRSIIYMPMSVEAVVAMQACARLGITHSVVFGGFSAKSLQERIVDVGATLVITADAQQRGGKTIPLKPAVEEAFGLGGCEAIRNVVVYKRADVAGNWEEGRDVWMHDVEAGQSDTCEPVIVNAEHPLFILYTSGSTGKPKGVQHSSAGFLLWAHLTVKWTFDLKPDDVYWCTADVGWITGHSYIAYGPLAAGATQVVFEGVPTFPNAGRFWDMIQKHKVSIFYTAPTAIRSLVKAAEGSPEHHPQKYDLSSLRVIGSVGEPINPEAWMWYYKNVGGERCPIVDTWWQTETGGHMITPLPGVTPLKPGSCTTPLPGIMAAIVDETGGDVELGKGGFLVIKRPWPAMIRNIWGDPERFKKSYYPEELGGTYYLAGDSANRDTDGYFWIMGRVDDVLNVSGHRLGTMEVESALVSHPLVAEAAVVGRPDDLTGEAIVAFVVLKKARPDDAEAAEIAKDLRAWVAREIGPIAKPKDIRFGDNLPKTRSGKIMRRLLRVVAKGEEVTQDVSTLENPAILDQLGKAL